A single uncultured Acetobacterium sp. DNA region contains:
- a CDS encoding MOSC domain-containing protein encodes MSSVIKLNKSVEKGKTVAVEPAAIFIAGFGLEGDRHGGKDLRQVSFFGIESIRKMDALHITSLCTKRFNENVITENIELYKLPVGTLLRIGDTVQKITQIGKKCFGCELTDNNQSCPLAEEVVFTAVIQGGTVQIGAAIEILDSENQC; translated from the coding sequence ATGAGTAGCGTAATTAAATTGAACAAAAGCGTTGAAAAAGGAAAGACTGTTGCTGTTGAACCAGCTGCCATTTTCATCGCTGGTTTTGGTCTCGAAGGTGACCGCCACGGCGGCAAGGATCTTCGTCAGGTCAGTTTTTTCGGAATCGAAAGTATTCGGAAAATGGATGCGTTGCATATCACCAGTTTATGTACCAAACGTTTTAATGAAAATGTTATTACCGAAAATATTGAGCTCTACAAACTGCCGGTGGGAACGCTATTAAGAATTGGGGACACCGTTCAAAAGATCACCCAGATCGGCAAGAAATGCTTTGGCTGTGAACTTACCGACAACAATCAGAGCTGCCCCCTGGCCGAAGAGGTCGTCTTTACTGCGGTGATTCAAGGTGGTACCGTTCAAATTGGCGCTGCAATTGAAATTTTAGACTCCGAAAACCAGTGCTAA
- a CDS encoding ABC transporter ATP-binding protein translates to MKIEANALAKTYQEKSVLTLTGAYQNLVFEPGQIYGIIGPNGSGKTTLLKIMAGLIPMSSGSILYDNQTLSHHTMTEMTYSSHTPTLFSRSIYENIAYPLRIRKCDKETINDTVKGLLAEFELEKIQTQNAKHLSGGESQKTALARALSFAPKVLFLDEPTANIDPKSIRIIESALKKRSLNHNLTVIIITHNLSQAFRICSQLIFLNQGQCLFSGTPEEIMATADPIINDFISYNRF, encoded by the coding sequence ATGAAAATCGAAGCTAACGCACTTGCCAAAACCTATCAGGAAAAATCCGTACTCACCTTAACAGGAGCCTATCAAAACCTTGTTTTTGAACCCGGCCAAATATATGGAATCATCGGGCCAAACGGTTCCGGTAAAACAACCTTACTGAAGATTATGGCGGGCTTGATCCCCATGAGCTCGGGCAGCATCCTTTATGACAACCAAACCCTCAGCCATCATACCATGACGGAAATGACCTATTCCAGCCATACCCCAACCCTGTTTTCGCGCTCCATTTATGAAAACATTGCCTACCCGCTACGGATCCGCAAGTGCGATAAAGAAACAATTAACGATACCGTCAAAGGGCTGCTGGCAGAATTCGAACTGGAAAAAATTCAAACCCAAAATGCCAAACACCTGTCGGGTGGCGAATCCCAAAAAACTGCCCTGGCCAGAGCCTTATCCTTTGCTCCAAAAGTGCTTTTTTTAGATGAACCAACCGCCAATATCGATCCCAAAAGCATCCGGATTATTGAATCTGCGCTGAAAAAAAGAAGCCTGAATCACAATTTAACAGTCATTATTATCACCCATAATCTCAGCCAGGCTTTTCGGATCTGTTCCCAGCTGATTTTTTTAAATCAGGGGCAGTGCCTTTTTTCCGGCACCCCGGAAGAAATAATGGCTACGGCTGACCCCATTATTAACGACTTTATTTCATACAACCGCTTCTGA
- a CDS encoding ABC transporter permease — protein sequence MDYILNGFVEAFRLIFSFDPEIIQIVLLSLYVSFSSTLYATLLGIPLGILLGINDFKGKPIVSRLLYTFMSFPPVIIGLFTALFLARSGPFGELQLMYTPTAMIIAQTILVTPVITGIIFNQAGTSGYEVVQTGKTLGAQKWNILILLILELKSVIMIALVTGFGRAISEVGAVMIVGGNIKGFTRVMTTFIAMNNNMGQYSVSIAMGIILMTISFITNSVLYHYVMGGQNENRS from the coding sequence ATGGATTACATACTCAATGGTTTTGTTGAGGCATTCCGCCTTATTTTTTCCTTTGACCCTGAAATTATTCAAATCGTTCTTTTATCGTTATATGTATCTTTTTCATCGACTCTGTATGCGACCCTGCTTGGTATTCCGCTGGGGATTTTACTCGGCATCAATGATTTTAAAGGCAAACCGATCGTCTCACGCTTATTATATACCTTTATGTCATTTCCGCCGGTTATCATCGGTTTATTTACCGCCCTTTTTTTGGCCAGATCCGGTCCTTTCGGGGAACTTCAACTGATGTATACGCCCACGGCGATGATCATCGCCCAAACCATTCTGGTTACTCCGGTGATTACCGGAATTATCTTTAACCAGGCCGGAACCAGCGGTTATGAGGTTGTTCAAACCGGCAAAACCCTGGGTGCCCAAAAATGGAATATTCTGATCTTACTGATTTTAGAACTGAAATCGGTGATTATGATTGCCCTGGTAACCGGCTTTGGCCGGGCGATTTCGGAGGTCGGAGCGGTGATGATTGTTGGTGGCAACATTAAAGGATTCACCCGGGTCATGACCACCTTTATTGCCATGAACAACAATATGGGACAATATAGCGTCTCCATTGCCATGGGGATTATCTTAATGACCATCTCGTTTATTACCAATTCTGTTTTGTACCATTATGTTATGGGAGGTCAAAATGAAAATCGAAGCTAA
- a CDS encoding substrate-binding domain-containing protein, translating into MKKKLSVLLMALFVCTIALSALGCTPAKKDLEPGSNGTIILATTTSTQDSGLLDVILPDFESQTGIAVKVVAVGTGKAIEMGKNGEADVLLVHARAQEDKFIADGYGVERFDVMYNDFVVLGPKEDPAKVKTTAASDAVKAFTAISAAPSTFVSRDDKSGTNTKELEIWKAANITPAGDWYIKTGTGMGETLTVTNEKLGYTLCDRATYANMKDTMASLEIVCEGDKLLNNPYGVIAVSPTINDKINADGAQAFVDWILSPETQKLIGSYEINGDPLFTPNAAQK; encoded by the coding sequence ATGAAAAAGAAATTATCGGTACTGCTCATGGCCTTGTTTGTCTGCACCATCGCATTAAGTGCTTTGGGGTGCACCCCGGCCAAGAAAGATCTGGAACCTGGTTCGAATGGCACCATTATTCTGGCTACCACCACCAGTACCCAGGACAGCGGCTTGCTGGACGTGATTTTACCTGATTTTGAATCCCAAACCGGTATTGCTGTTAAGGTTGTCGCTGTAGGCACCGGAAAAGCCATCGAAATGGGCAAAAACGGGGAAGCTGATGTTTTATTAGTACATGCCCGAGCCCAGGAAGATAAATTTATTGCCGATGGTTACGGTGTTGAACGATTTGACGTTATGTACAACGACTTTGTCGTTCTTGGTCCCAAAGAAGACCCTGCCAAAGTAAAAACAACCGCCGCCAGCGATGCTGTCAAAGCATTTACGGCCATTTCAGCGGCGCCTTCAACCTTTGTTTCCCGGGATGATAAATCCGGCACCAATACCAAAGAACTTGAAATCTGGAAGGCTGCCAACATTACCCCGGCCGGCGACTGGTATATTAAAACCGGTACTGGTATGGGTGAAACCCTTACTGTCACCAATGAAAAACTTGGCTATACCTTGTGTGACCGCGCCACCTATGCTAATATGAAAGACACCATGGCCAGTCTGGAAATTGTCTGCGAAGGTGATAAACTTCTCAATAATCCATATGGCGTTATTGCCGTATCACCGACTATCAACGATAAGATTAACGCCGATGGCGCCCAAGCTTTTGTGGACTGGATCCTCTCACCTGAAACTCAGAAACTGATCGGCTCATATGAAATCAATGGCGATCCACTCTTTACCCCGAACGCTGCACAAAAATAA
- the selD gene encoding selenide, water dikinase SelD: protein MSREKGRSLTQMVRNGGCAAKLGPGVLSDVLGSLTPTADKNLLIGMENSDDAAAYAINEKQILLQTLDFFTPVVDDPYLFGQIAATNSLSDIYAMGGKPLIALNIVCFPVCEDPRILGEILRGGMDKIKEAGALLVGGHTIDDKEPKYGLSVSGLVEPGKLRGNCHAKAGDILILTKPIGLGIINSAVRAGVASEESSRIAVETMRTLNKRACEIMANYDVHGCTDITGFGLGGHTMEMAKASRVSISLYYSQLPIIPEAEKFADMGIVPSATYHNREHCSGSYTSELPVLGEDLVFDPQTSGGLLISISPEQGEELYQELIESLGSYVRIVGKIEGKRDFDLYLEK from the coding sequence ATGAGTAGAGAAAAAGGTCGGTCATTAACACAAATGGTACGAAACGGCGGTTGCGCGGCAAAGTTGGGACCTGGTGTTCTGTCGGATGTGCTGGGGAGCTTAACACCAACAGCAGACAAAAACCTGCTGATTGGAATGGAAAACTCCGATGATGCCGCCGCCTATGCGATTAATGAAAAGCAAATTCTACTGCAAACCCTGGACTTCTTTACGCCGGTTGTGGATGATCCGTATCTTTTTGGTCAGATAGCCGCCACCAATTCATTAAGCGATATCTATGCAATGGGTGGGAAACCCCTGATAGCCTTAAATATTGTCTGCTTTCCAGTTTGTGAAGATCCCCGAATTTTGGGAGAAATATTAAGAGGCGGGATGGATAAAATTAAGGAAGCAGGTGCCTTATTAGTTGGCGGTCACACCATTGATGACAAGGAGCCCAAATATGGACTTTCAGTATCCGGGTTAGTCGAGCCAGGTAAACTGCGGGGAAATTGTCACGCAAAAGCTGGGGATATTCTAATTCTGACAAAACCGATTGGGTTGGGAATTATTAATTCAGCCGTTCGAGCAGGTGTTGCATCGGAAGAATCAAGTCGAATTGCGGTTGAAACCATGCGAACACTCAATAAAAGGGCCTGTGAAATCATGGCGAATTACGATGTCCATGGATGTACCGATATTACTGGCTTTGGACTCGGTGGGCATACCATGGAGATGGCAAAAGCCAGTCGTGTTTCCATCAGTTTATACTACTCACAGCTGCCGATTATCCCAGAAGCCGAAAAGTTTGCCGATATGGGGATTGTTCCCTCAGCCACCTATCATAATCGGGAACACTGTAGCGGAAGTTACACCTCGGAATTGCCGGTTTTAGGTGAAGATCTTGTCTTTGATCCACAGACATCAGGGGGATTATTAATTTCAATAAGTCCCGAGCAGGGTGAAGAGCTATATCAGGAGCTGATCGAAAGCCTGGGGAGTTATGTCAGAATCGTTGGGAAAATAGAGGGAAAAAGGGACTTTGATCTGTACCTGGAAAAATAG
- the glp gene encoding gephyrin-like molybdotransferase Glp has protein sequence MLQGIELEQAVKIITENVKQAEEKEVVGIMDALKRVAAQDVFSDMDNPPFDRSPLDGYALIAEDTVAASRENPIEFKVVEKRFAGDASELVLKSNQAVRIMTGAMMPSGANCVIRQEDTDYGSDVVKIFTPLKAHQNFIYSGEDYKKGTKLIAAGEKLNFVHLALLASMGLPTITVYKQPKVAVLVTGEELFPPGLPLNKGKIYNTNLFFIAARLKELSVNPVYLQQCGDDVEIVVAKMKHALTVADFVITTGGVSVGEKDIFHEVLPKLGVDRKFWKVNLKPGTPAMFSTYGDKPVLNLSGNPFAALATFELLARPALGKMSRDDSILTSETTGIMDTDFSKKSKGKRFIRAIYKNGRVTLPQGGHASGMIASMKDCNCLVEIEAGNNGTKKGDTVKVILL, from the coding sequence ATGTTACAAGGGATTGAACTGGAACAAGCAGTAAAAATAATCACTGAAAACGTTAAACAAGCTGAAGAAAAAGAAGTCGTAGGGATTATGGATGCACTTAAACGGGTGGCGGCTCAGGATGTCTTTTCTGATATGGACAATCCACCCTTTGATCGTTCACCCTTAGATGGTTATGCACTGATTGCAGAGGACACCGTCGCTGCCAGTCGGGAAAATCCTATTGAATTTAAGGTGGTCGAAAAACGTTTTGCAGGAGATGCCAGCGAGCTGGTTTTAAAATCAAATCAGGCGGTTCGGATAATGACCGGAGCAATGATGCCCAGCGGAGCAAATTGTGTGATTCGCCAGGAAGATACAGACTATGGTTCCGATGTTGTCAAAATATTTACACCATTAAAAGCACACCAGAACTTTATCTACAGCGGTGAGGATTACAAAAAAGGTACGAAACTGATTGCTGCAGGAGAGAAATTAAATTTTGTCCATTTGGCATTATTGGCCAGCATGGGTTTGCCGACCATCACAGTATACAAGCAGCCAAAGGTGGCGGTACTCGTCACAGGAGAAGAGCTTTTTCCGCCAGGGTTACCGCTTAACAAAGGCAAGATTTACAACACGAATTTATTTTTTATTGCGGCCCGGCTCAAAGAATTATCAGTTAACCCAGTTTATCTTCAGCAATGTGGAGATGATGTCGAGATCGTCGTCGCGAAGATGAAGCATGCGCTGACAGTTGCTGATTTTGTGATTACAACGGGAGGAGTATCCGTTGGTGAAAAAGATATCTTTCATGAGGTATTGCCAAAGTTAGGTGTCGATCGAAAATTCTGGAAGGTGAACTTGAAACCAGGAACACCGGCGATGTTCTCAACCTACGGCGACAAACCAGTCCTGAATTTATCGGGAAATCCGTTTGCTGCATTGGCTACTTTTGAATTACTGGCTAGGCCAGCGTTGGGAAAAATGTCTCGTGATGATTCAATATTGACCAGCGAAACGACTGGGATTATGGATACTGATTTTTCTAAAAAAAGCAAGGGGAAGCGATTTATCCGGGCGATTTACAAAAATGGCAGGGTCACGTTGCCACAAGGTGGCCACGCATCCGGGATGATCGCCTCAATGAAGGACTGTAATTGTCTGGTCGAAATTGAGGCCGGAAACAATGGCACAAAAAAAGGGGATACCGTTAAAGTAATTTTGTTATAA
- the mobB gene encoding molybdopterin-guanine dinucleotide biosynthesis protein B: MHQSKLLAISGVKNSGKTTLITQLIPKLVKKKLKIATIKHDGHGFTADIEESDSYRHKAAGAYAAAVFSDSKYMLVKDVPECSEEMIIQFFPEADLILLEGFKNSDYPKIEIVRSDNSRASVCDPKTMVALISDLPFSGENIPIFGLNEIDQIAAFIYEWTCQGLSLKRGGNNGN; the protein is encoded by the coding sequence ATGCATCAATCGAAACTGTTGGCGATAAGCGGCGTGAAAAATTCAGGTAAAACAACGCTAATTACCCAATTAATTCCCAAACTGGTGAAAAAAAAGTTGAAAATTGCCACAATCAAGCATGATGGTCACGGTTTTACAGCGGATATTGAAGAATCAGATTCTTATCGGCACAAAGCAGCTGGGGCTTATGCAGCGGCTGTTTTTTCAGATAGTAAATATATGTTAGTAAAAGATGTACCGGAGTGCAGCGAAGAGATGATCATTCAGTTTTTTCCGGAAGCAGACCTGATTCTGCTGGAGGGTTTTAAAAATTCGGACTATCCTAAAATAGAAATCGTCCGATCAGATAATTCCAGAGCAAGCGTTTGTGATCCCAAGACGATGGTTGCCCTTATCAGCGACCTTCCCTTTAGTGGCGAAAACATACCAATTTTTGGATTAAATGAGATTGATCAAATTGCCGCATTTATCTATGAATGGACGTGTCAGGGACTGTCATTAAAAAGGGGAGGAAACAATGGAAATTAG
- a CDS encoding MOSC domain-containing protein, translated as MEIRGKITGICTSVDIGTPKRNLHQANLIKNYGVEGDGHSGFHTDKQVSLLSYEKIQETIGKDAVVKEGAFGENMVVQGIDFSDFPIGTQFRTGDVILEITHKGMECEICEMNPPLDSCLMKKEGIFCKVIMGGIVTEGDYLHVED; from the coding sequence ATGGAAATTAGAGGAAAAATAACCGGGATTTGTACAAGTGTTGACATAGGAACACCAAAAAGAAATTTGCACCAGGCTAATCTGATCAAAAATTATGGGGTTGAAGGTGACGGTCACTCGGGTTTTCACACCGATAAGCAGGTTAGTCTGTTGTCTTACGAAAAGATTCAGGAAACAATTGGGAAAGATGCCGTTGTAAAGGAAGGCGCCTTTGGCGAAAATATGGTAGTTCAGGGCATCGACTTTTCAGACTTCCCGATCGGAACGCAGTTTCGAACCGGCGATGTGATCCTGGAAATCACTCACAAAGGGATGGAATGCGAAATTTGCGAGATGAATCCGCCGCTGGATAGCTGTCTTATGAAAAAGGAAGGCATTTTCTGTAAAGTGATTATGGGTGGGATTGTTACAGAAGGGGATTACCTTCATGTGGAAGATTAA
- the selA gene encoding L-seryl-tRNA(Sec) selenium transferase has translation MTKDPNIFRSIPKIDEVLKEPEIIEAIEYFGKGAAIESTRVCVEEMRSEMTSGKRTEPINQDDLIKRISARIKRENQRHLRPVINGTGIILHTNLGRAVLSEAAAQAAFDVARNYSNLEYNCDNRTRGSRYSHVDYLLEKLCNCESALVVNNNAAAVLLMLSTLTKDKEVIVSRGELVEIGGAFRVPEIMEQSGTKLIEVGTTNKTKKSDYEKAIVPEKTGAILKVHTSNFKIMGFTEEASLEELAEIGKSHDLPVLYDLGSGGFFKAADYGLSEEPNVFESMKDGADVICFSGDKLLGGPQAGIIIGKKKHIDAMKKNPLTRALRVDKMTLAALEATLRLYLDWEKAVKEIPLLSQLSITTEELVKKAETFMQLLKKIPMITAEIIAAEGQVGGGSMPNQMIPSICVALEANGFSANALDLALNSAETPIIGRIHKDRYLLDMRTIETRNFDTIVRALEKMDK, from the coding sequence ATGACGAAAGATCCAAACATTTTCAGATCCATCCCTAAAATAGACGAGGTGTTAAAAGAACCTGAAATAATCGAGGCGATTGAATATTTTGGAAAAGGGGCGGCGATTGAGAGTACCCGAGTCTGTGTTGAAGAAATGCGGAGTGAAATGACTTCAGGTAAGCGAACGGAACCGATAAATCAGGATGATCTGATAAAAAGAATTAGCGCACGAATTAAAAGAGAGAACCAGCGGCATTTGCGACCGGTGATTAACGGAACCGGGATTATCCTGCATACGAATTTAGGCCGGGCTGTACTCAGTGAAGCAGCCGCACAAGCAGCCTTTGATGTGGCCAGAAATTACAGTAATCTGGAGTACAATTGCGATAACAGAACCAGGGGGAGCCGTTATAGTCACGTGGATTATCTCCTCGAAAAACTATGCAATTGCGAAAGTGCCCTGGTTGTCAATAACAATGCGGCGGCGGTATTGCTGATGCTCAGTACCCTGACAAAAGATAAAGAGGTCATAGTTTCACGAGGTGAGCTGGTGGAAATCGGCGGCGCTTTCCGGGTGCCAGAAATTATGGAACAAAGCGGAACCAAATTAATCGAAGTTGGCACTACCAATAAAACTAAAAAATCAGATTATGAAAAAGCAATCGTGCCGGAAAAAACGGGGGCTATCTTAAAGGTACATACCAGTAATTTTAAAATTATGGGCTTTACCGAGGAAGCCTCTCTTGAAGAGCTTGCAGAAATCGGCAAAAGCCATGACCTGCCGGTACTCTACGATCTTGGCAGTGGCGGATTTTTTAAGGCAGCGGATTATGGTTTAAGTGAGGAACCCAATGTTTTTGAAAGTATGAAAGATGGAGCCGATGTGATTTGTTTTAGTGGTGATAAACTACTGGGAGGTCCCCAGGCGGGGATCATCATTGGAAAGAAAAAGCACATTGATGCTATGAAAAAAAATCCCTTAACGCGAGCGCTCCGAGTCGACAAGATGACCCTGGCGGCATTGGAGGCTACGTTGCGACTTTATCTGGATTGGGAAAAAGCCGTTAAAGAAATTCCACTGCTCAGCCAACTTTCCATCACCACGGAGGAATTAGTGAAAAAAGCTGAAACCTTTATGCAACTGCTAAAAAAAATTCCCATGATCACCGCTGAAATCATTGCAGCAGAGGGCCAGGTCGGCGGGGGATCGATGCCCAATCAGATGATTCCGAGTATCTGCGTTGCCCTTGAAGCCAATGGTTTTTCGGCTAATGCTCTGGATCTGGCGTTAAACAGTGCGGAAACACCGATCATCGGAAGGATCCACAAAGATCGCTATCTGCTGGATATGCGTACCATTGAAACAAGGAATTTTGATACGATTGTCAGGGCGCTTGAGAAAATGGATAAATGA
- the selB gene encoding selenocysteine-specific translation elongation factor, translating to MNIILGTAGHIDHGKTSLVKALTGIDTDRLKEEKKRGITIELGFAHLDLPCGNRIGIVDVPGHEKFINNMLAGAGGIDIAMMIIAADEGIMPQTVEHFGILSLLEIKHGVIVITKTDLVDDDWIEMITGEIQEKFQGSFLENAPIISVSAHTGKGLAELKEALSLTVSKVQDKKLTIPFRLPIDRVFSVDGFGTVVTGTLIEGRIKVGQNVMLYPSLETPKVRSLQVHGDAVEVAVAGQRVAVNLSGIKKHQVVRGDTIAPVDSMENTMMVDVKLNILKSTKRIIKNASRVHFYHGTKEVLAKLILLDKDELEADESAYVQFRFEEKLALKVGDHFVIRFYSPLETIGGGVVLDANPTKHRRNQPGVIDSMEIKENGTKKAKVYLAICEHEKNLKDVDYIRDHIGKEPITKELNKLVEEKMIIQLNDSLFLSKEYLTSLKNKLLKMLREYHKAYPLKEGMNREEVRGKLIRKAPVSAIDSIINFFIDKKTVRWESEFISLPDFKVVYQEADTELLNEVEKLYLSNGFSPPSLDDLAKHYGKNKQYTGAIAMLKKSGTIISLDLKYFIHQEYYEKALALLNNHFEKNDEIALGDYRDMLGVSRKYAVALLEEFDKKRLTKKVGETRRRYNQ from the coding sequence ATGAATATCATTTTAGGGACGGCAGGACATATCGACCATGGGAAAACCAGCCTTGTCAAAGCGTTAACGGGAATTGACACCGATCGATTAAAAGAAGAGAAAAAACGAGGGATAACTATCGAACTGGGTTTTGCTCATCTGGATCTGCCCTGTGGCAATCGGATTGGGATCGTGGATGTTCCTGGACACGAAAAGTTTATTAATAATATGCTTGCTGGTGCCGGAGGCATTGACATCGCGATGATGATTATTGCGGCTGATGAAGGAATTATGCCCCAGACCGTCGAACATTTTGGTATCTTATCGCTTTTGGAAATTAAGCATGGTGTGATTGTGATTACCAAAACTGATCTGGTCGATGATGACTGGATTGAAATGATAACAGGAGAAATCCAGGAGAAATTTCAGGGGAGCTTTCTGGAAAATGCGCCGATCATTTCCGTATCCGCTCATACCGGAAAAGGATTAGCTGAATTGAAAGAAGCCTTGTCGTTAACCGTCTCAAAGGTTCAGGATAAAAAATTGACAATCCCTTTCAGACTTCCCATTGACCGGGTTTTTTCGGTGGACGGCTTTGGGACGGTGGTAACCGGGACGTTAATCGAAGGACGGATTAAAGTGGGGCAAAATGTGATGCTCTATCCGTCATTGGAAACCCCTAAAGTTCGAAGTCTCCAGGTTCATGGCGATGCTGTTGAAGTGGCAGTTGCGGGACAGCGGGTAGCCGTAAATTTATCGGGAATTAAGAAGCATCAGGTGGTTCGCGGTGATACCATTGCTCCGGTTGACAGCATGGAAAATACGATGATGGTGGATGTAAAACTAAATATCTTAAAAAGTACCAAACGGATCATAAAAAATGCCAGTAGAGTCCATTTTTATCATGGTACCAAAGAAGTTCTGGCAAAGCTTATTCTGCTTGACAAAGATGAGCTGGAAGCGGACGAATCTGCCTATGTTCAGTTTCGGTTTGAGGAAAAATTAGCGCTAAAAGTCGGAGATCATTTTGTTATCCGTTTTTATTCGCCCCTTGAAACCATTGGCGGCGGCGTTGTCCTGGATGCCAACCCGACCAAACACCGACGAAATCAACCCGGGGTTATTGACAGCATGGAGATTAAAGAAAATGGGACAAAAAAAGCGAAAGTCTATTTGGCGATTTGCGAACATGAAAAAAATCTCAAAGATGTTGATTATATCCGAGATCATATTGGCAAAGAACCGATTACCAAAGAACTGAATAAGTTAGTTGAAGAAAAAATGATTATTCAATTGAACGATTCCCTCTTTCTTTCAAAGGAATATTTAACATCTTTAAAAAACAAGCTCTTAAAAATGCTGCGAGAATATCATAAAGCTTACCCCTTAAAAGAAGGGATGAACCGCGAAGAAGTTAGAGGAAAGCTGATCCGAAAAGCTCCGGTTAGTGCCATTGATAGCATCATCAACTTTTTTATTGATAAAAAAACGGTGCGCTGGGAATCAGAATTCATCAGTCTACCGGACTTCAAAGTTGTCTATCAGGAAGCCGACACAGAATTGCTGAATGAGGTTGAAAAGCTCTATCTGAGTAACGGTTTTTCACCTCCGTCGCTGGACGATCTGGCCAAACACTATGGAAAAAACAAACAATATACCGGGGCCATTGCGATGCTGAAGAAATCGGGAACCATTATTTCCCTGGATCTTAAATATTTTATTCATCAGGAATACTACGAAAAAGCATTGGCCTTGTTAAATAATCATTTTGAAAAAAATGATGAAATTGCCTTGGGAGACTATCGAGATATGCTCGGGGTTTCTAGAAAGTATGCGGTTGCTTTGCTGGAGGAATTTGATAAAAAAAGATTAACAAAAAAAGTTGGCGAAACCAGAAGACGATACAATCAATAA
- a CDS encoding formate/nitrite transporter family protein, giving the protein MNSFLTPKEINEAMVTSGKAKAALPIGKMLLLGIFAGMYVGLGAYGFTIVTSGAGSGFEATLAKFIGAGVFPVGLMLIIFCGAELFTGNCTLTLALAKKEITLSSLLRNWTVVLLANFVGSVLLAWLLFKSGLYSGEAMTAKAIGIAEAKTAIPLLPIIIRATFCNILVVLAVMMQAGAKDIIGKIFAIWFPIMLFVLAGFEHCVANMFFLPIGLFLGADITWSQIIINNLIPVTIGNVIGGAIVVPGVYYYTYLRTNKEAVNLASEPAMATTAE; this is encoded by the coding sequence GTGAACAGTTTTTTGACCCCGAAAGAGATTAATGAGGCTATGGTGACCAGCGGAAAAGCAAAGGCCGCTTTACCAATTGGTAAGATGCTTTTGCTCGGTATTTTTGCTGGTATGTATGTTGGTTTAGGTGCATATGGTTTCACCATTGTTACTTCCGGTGCTGGAAGTGGTTTTGAGGCAACCCTTGCAAAATTCATTGGTGCTGGCGTTTTCCCAGTTGGTTTGATGCTGATTATTTTTTGTGGTGCCGAGTTGTTTACCGGCAACTGCACTTTAACTTTAGCTTTAGCTAAAAAAGAAATCACTCTCAGCTCCTTGCTTCGCAATTGGACTGTTGTTTTACTTGCGAATTTTGTGGGCTCTGTTTTATTAGCCTGGTTGCTTTTCAAAAGTGGCTTATACAGCGGCGAAGCCATGACTGCCAAGGCAATCGGTATTGCTGAAGCAAAGACCGCGATTCCTTTGTTGCCGATCATTATCCGAGCCACATTCTGCAACATATTAGTGGTACTGGCCGTCATGATGCAGGCCGGTGCAAAAGATATTATCGGGAAAATATTTGCAATTTGGTTTCCGATTATGCTTTTTGTGCTCGCCGGGTTTGAGCATTGCGTCGCAAATATGTTCTTTTTACCAATTGGCTTATTTTTGGGAGCAGACATTACCTGGAGTCAGATCATCATCAATAATCTTATTCCGGTAACAATCGGCAATGTGATTGGTGGAGCCATTGTAGTGCCTGGTGTTTACTACTACACCTATCTGCGAACAAATAAAGAAGCTGTCAATCTCGCTTCAGAACCGGCAATGGCTACAACTGCAGAATAG